The Chitinispirillales bacterium region TACTCAGGGAAAAGGGGCTGAGTATATGAAAGAAGCGTTGGAATATCTAAAAATATTAGAAGAAGTAGATAAGACCTGTTCTAAAACCTTCCAAGAAGGAGAAAGATATGATATAATATAGATATGGATAACAAAAAAAGAATAGAGAAATTAAAAGAGAGGGAATATCAAGAACTGTTCGGGGTAGCGAAAGGCACATTTGACAAAATGTTAGAGATACTGGGAAGTGCATATAAGGAGTTGCACAAAGATGGCGGTCGCCCACCGCGCCTGAGCGTACTTGATAAATTAGTAATCATGCTGGGATATTACCACGATTACCGTACAATGGCGAACATAGCATTTGATTACGAAGTATCGAAAAGCCGAATAAGCGACGCGGTAAAATGGGTGGAAAACACACTCATAGAAGACGGAGCATTTGCGTTGCCGTCGAAACGGGAACTGATAAAAGCCAATACAGAGATAGTGATAGCGGTAGTGGATGTAAAAGAACAGGAAACGGAGCGTCCTAAAAAAAACAGAAAGAGTCATACTCGGGGAAACAAAAATGTCACACAATAAAAGATTTGGTTGTGATAAACGGTCAAACCAGCGAGATAATCTGTGTGAGCGGGGCGAAAGGTTCGGTACATGACTTTGAGATGTTCAAAGAGAGCGGCATTCATCTGCTTGACGACATTTTGTGCGTCGGAGATAAAGGTTTTCAGGGAATATGCGAATTTCACGCGTTTAGTGTGACGCCGTTCAAGAAGCCGAAAGGCGGCAAACTGACCCCTGAGCGGAAAAAATTCAACAGCAGTTTATCCAAATACAGAATCAGAATCGAGCATGTCAACCGTCGCATCAATTGTTTCAAAATGTTCAAATACTGTTATCGTAACAAACAGAAAAAGCATTTATTTCGTTTTTCCTTAATTTGTGGGCTCTACAACTACGAATTGAGGTTTTAGAACAGGTCTAATATAGATAATTTTTACCGGCAGTTAAAATCCGGTAAAAAAACTTATCCCGAAGGGACTAATCTATTGGAAGCTAAGGAACAGTAAGAAAATAAATTGAACAAATCAGCGTGGAAAAATACGATAATTCCAAGATTCAAAGGGAGGTATTTTATCCAACCTTATCTTTGCGAAATCGTCATCGGAGACTTTTTTAGCGAGTTTGTATTCAGCATCGTCACGAACACAAATAACCTCAAGCCCAGTAGTTGTCGAGGTCGAACCGATTAACTCAACTGCTGTTTGAACGTCAATCAACGGCTTACCTTGCCAGTTTTTGGAAATATAGCAGAACAGTCTATGCTC contains the following coding sequences:
- a CDS encoding transposase family protein, encoding MDNKKRIEKLKEREYQELFGVAKGTFDKMLEILGSAYKELHKDGGRPPRLSVLDKLVIMLGYYHDYRTMANIAFDYEVSKSRISDAVKWVENTLIEDGAFALPSKRELIKANTEIVIAVVDVKEQETERPKKNRKSHTRGNKNVTQ
- a CDS encoding transposase, with amino-acid sequence MKDLVVINGQTSEIICVSGAKGSVHDFEMFKESGIHLLDDILCVGDKGFQGICEFHAFSVTPFKKPKGGKLTPERKKFNSSLSKYRIRIEHVNRRINCFKMFKYCYRNKQKKHLFRFSLICGLYNYELRF